The Amycolatopsis umgeniensis DNA segment CACCTTCTCGCCCTTGTTGACCGTCCGGATGATGATGTCGACAAGGCCATCGACGGCCTCCGACGCGACCTTCTTGTCGCCCAGGCGCTCCGACAGCGCCTCGATCAGCTGGGCCTTGTTGGCCATTCCAGTCCTCCAAGAAGAACTTGTTGTACACGGCCCCGTCGGCCGACTTAGCGCACACGGTATTACCAATGCAGCACAAATTCCAAACGACGCGCGGAAATTTCCCTTGTCTCGGGGGCTGTTCCGCCTCTCGTGGGACCCCTCCGGGGCCTCTCGAGGTGCCGTTCGGTGTGGTTTCGGGGCTCTGCGAAGGACCCTCGGCCGGGGTGCGGATTCCCTGCTCAGCAAGGGAATCCGCCCCCTTTGACCAGGCCTAGGAGGTGGCCGCCGGGAGGGTCACCGGCTTCCAGGAGGGACGCTGAATCTCGAAAGTGTCGATCTCCTCCGCGTGGCGGAGTGTCAGGGCGATGTCGTCGAGCCCTTCGAGGAGCCGCCAGCGGGTGTAGTCGTCGATCTGGAAGGGCGCGGTGAAGTCCTTGGCTCGTACCGTCTTCGACTCGAGGTCCACCGTGACCTCCGTCCCAGGCTCGTTTTCGAGCAGCTTCCACAGCAGTTCGACGTCGGCCTGCTCGACCTGAGCGGCGACGAGGCCCTGCTTGCCCGAGTTACCGCGGAAGATGTCCGCGAACCGGGACGAGATCACGGCACGGAAGCCGTAGTCCATCAGGGCCCAGACCGCGTGCTCGCGGGAGGAACCGGTGCCGAAGTCCGGGCCCGCGACCAGGACCGACCCACTTTTGAAGGGCTCGTGGTTGAGGATGAACGACTCGTCGGACCGCCAGGCGGCGAAGAGCCCGTCCTCGAAGCCGGTGCGGCTCACGCGCTTGAGGTAGACCGCCGGGATGATCTGGTCAGTGTCCACGTTGGACCTGCGCAGCGGGACCCCGACGCCGGTGTGGTGGGTGAACGCATCCATGTTGGGAACTCCTTCGCGGATGTCAGCGATGTCAGCGCTGTCAGCGGACGGTGGCGGGCTGCAGGTCTTCGGGGCTGGACAGGGTTCCCCGCACGGCCGTCGCGGCCGCCACGAGGGGCGAGACCAGGTGCGTCCGGCCGCCCTTGCCCTGCCTGCCTTCGAAGTTGCGGTTGGAGGTCGACGCGCTGCGCTCGCCCGGCTTGAGCTGGTCCGGGTTCATGCCGAGGCACATCGAACAGCCCGCCTGACGCCATTCCGCGCCCGCTTCGGTGAAGACCTGGTCCAGCCCTTCGGCTTCCGCCGCCTGGCGGACACGCATCGAACCGGGGACGACGAGCATCCGGACGGACTCGGCGACCTTGTGCCCGCGCAGGACGTCCGCGGCGGCCCTCAGATCCTCGATACGGCCATTCGTGCACGAGCCGAGGAAGACGGTGTCCACCGCGATCTCGCGCAGCGGCGTGCCGGGCTTCAGGTCCATATAGGACAGGGCCTTCTCAGCGGCGATGCGCTCGTTCTCGTCGCCGATGCGCTCGGGATCGGGCACGTCGGCGCCCAGCGGGAGACCCTGGCCCGGGTTCGTGCCCCAGGTCACGAAAGGCGTGAGCTCGTCGGCGTTCAGGCGCACCTCGGCGTCGAAGACGGCGTCCTCGTCCGTGCGGAGTTCGCGCCAGTTCTCGACGGCGGCGTCCCAATCGGCGCCCTCCGGAGCGTGCGGACGGCCCTTCAGATACGCGAACGTCGTCTCGTCCGGTGCGATGAGCCCGGCGCGCGCGCCGGCTTCGATGGACATGTTGCACACCGTCATCCGGGCTTCCATCGACAGGTTTTCGATGGCTTCGCCGCGGTACTCGAGGACGTAGCCCTGCCCGCCGCCGGTGCCGATCTTCGCGATCACCGCGAGGATGACGTCCTTCGCCGTGACGCCGGGACGCAGGGTGCCCTCGACGGTGATCGCCATCGTCTTGAATGGACGGAGCGGCAGGGTCTGGGTGGCCATCACGTGTTCGACCTCGGAGGTGCCGATCCCGAAGGCCATCGCGCCGAAGGCGCCGTGCGTCGAGGTGTGACTGTCGCCGCACACCACGGTCATCCCGGGCTGG contains these protein-coding regions:
- the leuD gene encoding 3-isopropylmalate dehydratase small subunit — translated: MDAFTHHTGVGVPLRRSNVDTDQIIPAVYLKRVSRTGFEDGLFAAWRSDESFILNHEPFKSGSVLVAGPDFGTGSSREHAVWALMDYGFRAVISSRFADIFRGNSGKQGLVAAQVEQADVELLWKLLENEPGTEVTVDLESKTVRAKDFTAPFQIDDYTRWRLLEGLDDIALTLRHAEEIDTFEIQRPSWKPVTLPAATS
- the leuC gene encoding 3-isopropylmalate dehydratase large subunit, coding for MPRTLAEKVWESHLVRRGEGAEPDLLYIDLHLLHEVTSPQAFDGLRLAGRKLRRPDLTIATEDHNVPTIDIELPIADPVSRTQVDTLRNNCKEFGVRLHPMGDAEQGIVHVIGPQLGLTQPGMTVVCGDSHTSTHGAFGAMAFGIGTSEVEHVMATQTLPLRPFKTMAITVEGTLRPGVTAKDVILAVIAKIGTGGGQGYVLEYRGEAIENLSMEARMTVCNMSIEAGARAGLIAPDETTFAYLKGRPHAPEGADWDAAVENWRELRTDEDAVFDAEVRLNADELTPFVTWGTNPGQGLPLGADVPDPERIGDENERIAAEKALSYMDLKPGTPLREIAVDTVFLGSCTNGRIEDLRAAADVLRGHKVAESVRMLVVPGSMRVRQAAEAEGLDQVFTEAGAEWRQAGCSMCLGMNPDQLKPGERSASTSNRNFEGRQGKGGRTHLVSPLVAAATAVRGTLSSPEDLQPATVR